In the genome of Flavobacterium panacagri, one region contains:
- the nuoF gene encoding NADH-quinone oxidoreductase subunit NuoF yields MSQKILLDKINIPGIKTYEVYRQNGGYASVEKALKTLTPDEVTEEVKKSGLRGRGGAGFPAGMKWSFIDKKSGRPRHLVCNADESEPGTFKDRFLMEYIPHLLIEGMITSSYALGANLSYIYIRGEYMWVFKILERAIAEAKAAGWLGKNILGSGYDLELHVHCGAGAYICGEETALIESLEGKRGNPRIKPPFPAVSGLWANPTVVNNVETIATVPWIVNNSGDDYAKIGIGRSTGTKLISASGHIKNPGVYEIELGLSVDEFMNSDEYLGGMSSSRPLKAFVPGGSSVPILPAELIFKTANGEDRLMTYESLSDGGFATGSMLGSGGFIVYNDTACVVRNTWNFARFYHHESCGQCTPCREGTGWLEKILWRIENGQGREEDIELLWSIQSKIEGNTICPLGDAASWPVAAAIRHFRDEFEYHVRFPEKIKNRDHFVAEPFSQVKHLVGGKVIV; encoded by the coding sequence ATGTCACAAAAAATATTATTAGATAAAATCAATATTCCTGGGATTAAAACCTACGAAGTATATCGCCAAAACGGTGGTTACGCTTCTGTAGAAAAAGCTTTAAAAACATTAACTCCAGACGAAGTAACTGAGGAAGTAAAAAAATCAGGATTACGTGGTCGTGGTGGTGCAGGTTTCCCTGCTGGAATGAAATGGAGCTTTATTGACAAAAAATCAGGAAGACCAAGACACTTAGTTTGTAACGCCGACGAATCGGAGCCAGGAACATTCAAAGATAGATTTTTGATGGAATATATTCCTCACTTATTGATCGAGGGAATGATTACTTCAAGCTACGCTTTGGGCGCTAACCTATCTTATATCTACATTCGTGGAGAATATATGTGGGTTTTCAAAATCTTAGAAAGAGCAATCGCCGAAGCAAAAGCTGCGGGCTGGTTAGGAAAAAATATATTAGGATCAGGTTATGATCTTGAACTGCACGTTCACTGTGGAGCTGGAGCATATATCTGTGGAGAAGAAACCGCATTAATCGAATCATTGGAAGGTAAAAGAGGAAATCCTCGTATTAAACCACCTTTCCCTGCGGTCTCTGGTCTTTGGGCAAATCCAACTGTAGTAAACAATGTTGAAACTATTGCGACTGTGCCTTGGATTGTAAATAACTCTGGAGATGATTACGCTAAAATTGGTATTGGACGTTCTACTGGAACGAAATTAATTTCTGCTTCAGGGCACATTAAAAACCCTGGTGTTTACGAAATTGAACTAGGTTTGAGTGTTGATGAATTCATGAATTCTGATGAATATTTAGGAGGAATGTCTTCAAGCCGTCCATTAAAAGCATTTGTACCAGGAGGTTCTTCTGTGCCAATTTTACCAGCTGAATTGATTTTCAAAACAGCAAACGGTGAAGATCGTTTAATGACTTACGAATCTTTAAGTGATGGTGGTTTTGCTACCGGATCGATGTTAGGTTCTGGAGGATTTATTGTTTACAACGATACTGCTTGTGTGGTAAGAAACACTTGGAACTTTGCTCGTTTCTACCACCACGAATCTTGCGGACAATGTACACCTTGCCGTGAAGGAACAGGATGGTTGGAAAAAATCTTATGGAGAATTGAAAACGGTCAAGGCCGTGAAGAAGATATCGAATTATTGTGGAGCATTCAAAGTAAAATTGAAGGAAACACCATCTGTCCTCTAGGAGACGCCGCTTCTTGGCCAGTAGCAGCTGCAATTCGTCACTTTAGAGATGAATTCGAATATCACGTTCGTTTCCCTGAAAAAATTAAAAATAGAGATCACTTTGTTGCTGAGCCTTTCTCACAAGTAAAACATTTAGTTGGCGGTAAAGTAATCGTATAA
- a CDS encoding complex I 24 kDa subunit family protein, with protein sequence MERKHYKQEINMTEALIARINELISHYPEGKQKSALLPVLHEVQDAHNNWLSIELQDKVAEILQIKPIEVYEVVTFYTMFNQKPIGKYMFEFCQTSCCCLRGAEDLMDYTSEKLGIKMGETTPDGMFTIAGVECLGACGYAPMMQLGDFYKEKLTEEKIDQIIADCRDDKIILHDK encoded by the coding sequence ATGGAACGTAAACATTACAAACAAGAAATAAATATGACTGAGGCATTGATCGCTCGTATCAATGAATTGATTAGTCATTATCCTGAGGGCAAACAAAAATCGGCTTTATTGCCTGTTTTGCACGAAGTTCAGGATGCACACAACAACTGGCTTAGTATTGAACTGCAAGATAAAGTTGCCGAGATTCTTCAGATAAAACCAATTGAGGTTTATGAAGTGGTTACTTTCTATACGATGTTTAACCAGAAGCCAATTGGTAAGTATATGTTTGAGTTCTGCCAGACTTCTTGCTGCTGTTTAAGAGGTGCCGAAGATTTAATGGATTATACTTCTGAAAAACTTGGTATCAAAATGGGCGAAACAACTCCAGACGGAATGTTTACCATTGCCGGTGTAGAATGTTTAGGTGCCTGCGGATACGCTCCAATGATGCAGTTGGGAGATTTCTACAAAGAAAAACTGACAGAAGAAAAAATCGATCAGATTATTGCTGATTGTAGAGATGATAAAATAATATTACACGATAAATAA
- a CDS encoding NADH-quinone oxidoreductase subunit D, producing the protein MSELLLPPEHRYAKIIKERLNEDGSELSVLNLGPTHPATHGIFQNILLMDGEKILEAEPTIGYIHRAFEKIAENRPFYQITPLTDRMNYCSSPINNMGWWMTVEKLLGIEVPKRAQYLRVIVMELARITDHIICNGILGVDTGAYTGFLYVFQFREKIYEIYEEICGARLTTNMGRIGGFERDWSPEVFKKLDKFLEEFPPVWQEFQNLFERNRIFLDRTVNVGGITAEKAMAYGFTGPNLRAAGVDYDVRVAQPYSSYEDFDFIVPVGKSGDTYDRFCVRNAEVWESLSIIRQALEKMPPGNEYHAEVPDYYLPPKEDVYTSMESLIYHFKIVMGEVPVPVAEIYHPVEGGNGEIGFYLVTDGSRTPYRLHFRRPCFIYYQAFPEMIKGAMLSDAIIILSSLNVIAGELDA; encoded by the coding sequence ATGTCAGAACTATTATTACCACCAGAGCATCGTTATGCTAAAATAATTAAGGAGAGACTAAACGAAGACGGAAGCGAGCTTTCTGTACTGAATTTAGGTCCTACCCACCCTGCTACACACGGTATTTTCCAAAATATCCTGCTGATGGATGGTGAAAAAATTCTTGAGGCTGAACCAACTATTGGTTACATCCACAGAGCTTTCGAAAAAATTGCCGAAAACCGTCCTTTTTATCAAATTACACCTCTTACAGACCGTATGAACTATTGTTCCTCTCCTATTAATAATATGGGATGGTGGATGACAGTAGAAAAACTATTGGGTATTGAAGTTCCAAAAAGAGCACAATATTTAAGAGTTATTGTTATGGAGCTGGCTCGTATTACAGATCACATTATCTGTAACGGGATTTTAGGTGTAGATACTGGTGCGTATACTGGTTTCTTATACGTTTTTCAATTTAGAGAAAAAATCTACGAAATCTACGAAGAAATTTGTGGAGCTCGTTTGACTACCAATATGGGAAGAATTGGCGGTTTTGAAAGAGACTGGTCTCCAGAAGTTTTCAAAAAACTAGATAAATTCCTAGAAGAATTTCCACCAGTTTGGCAGGAATTCCAAAACTTATTCGAGAGAAATAGAATTTTCCTTGACAGAACTGTAAACGTTGGTGGCATTACTGCTGAAAAAGCAATGGCTTACGGATTTACAGGGCCAAACTTACGTGCTGCTGGAGTGGATTACGATGTACGTGTAGCACAGCCTTATTCATCTTACGAAGATTTCGATTTTATTGTTCCTGTTGGAAAATCAGGAGATACTTACGATCGTTTCTGTGTTCGTAATGCTGAAGTTTGGGAAAGTTTAAGCATTATTCGTCAAGCGTTAGAAAAAATGCCTCCAGGAAACGAATATCACGCTGAAGTTCCAGATTACTACCTTCCTCCAAAAGAAGATGTTTACACTTCTATGGAATCTTTAATTTATCACTTTAAGATCGTAATGGGAGAAGTTCCTGTGCCAGTTGCAGAAATTTATCACCCAGTAGAAGGAGGAAATGGAGAAATCGGTTTCTATTTAGTAACTGACGGAAGTAGAACTCCATATAGATTACATTTCAGAAGACCTTGCTTTATTTATTATCAAGCATTCCCAGAAATGATTAAAGGTGCCATGCTTTCTGATGCAATTATCATCCTTTCAAGTTTGAACGTAATTGCAGGAGAATTAGACGCGTAA
- a CDS encoding NADH-quinone oxidoreductase subunit C, protein MALENTLIQDKLTETFNNDVFNFQQERDIFSLEASADKITPLILFLKNDPELKFHFLTDLCGIHYPDNESERQFAVVYHLHNWYENKRLKIKVFLNGEKPEIKSVSNIFLSSNWMERETFDFYGINFIGHPQLKRILNMDEMVSHPMRKEFPMEDSGRTDKDDRFFGRTTTNC, encoded by the coding sequence ATGGCTTTAGAAAATACCCTGATCCAAGATAAACTTACTGAAACATTCAATAACGATGTTTTCAACTTTCAGCAAGAAAGAGATATTTTTTCTTTAGAAGCTTCTGCTGACAAAATTACACCGTTAATTCTATTTCTAAAAAACGATCCAGAATTAAAATTCCATTTCCTAACTGACTTGTGCGGTATCCATTACCCAGATAATGAAAGTGAGCGTCAGTTTGCCGTTGTTTACCATTTACACAACTGGTACGAAAACAAAAGATTAAAAATCAAAGTTTTCTTAAACGGTGAAAAACCAGAAATAAAATCGGTTTCAAATATTTTCTTGAGTTCAAACTGGATGGAAAGAGAAACGTTTGATTTCTATGGGATCAACTTTATTGGTCATCCACAATTGAAACGTATTTTAAATATGGATGAAATGGTGTCTCACCCAATGCGAAAAGAATTCCCAATGGAAGACAGCGGAAGAACCGACAAAGACGACAGATTCTTTGGAAGAACAACAACAAATTGCTAA
- a CDS encoding NADH-quinone oxidoreductase subunit B, which yields MSDSKVNMVAPPEGLNGEGFFATKLSDVVGLARANSLWPLPFATSCCGIEFMATMASHYDLARFGSERVSFSPRQADMLLVMGTISKKMAPILRQVYEQMAEPRWVIAVGACASSGGVFDTYSVLQGIDKVIPVDVYVPGCPPRPEQIVDGVMRLQDLVKSESVRRRSSPEYQELLASYNIS from the coding sequence ATGAGCGATTCAAAAGTAAATATGGTTGCACCGCCAGAAGGACTTAACGGTGAAGGCTTCTTCGCAACAAAACTTAGTGACGTTGTTGGTTTGGCAAGAGCCAATTCATTATGGCCGCTTCCTTTCGCGACTTCATGCTGTGGTATCGAATTTATGGCTACAATGGCATCTCACTACGATTTAGCACGTTTTGGTTCTGAACGTGTGAGTTTCTCTCCTCGTCAGGCAGATATGTTATTAGTAATGGGAACTATTTCAAAAAAAATGGCTCCAATTTTAAGACAAGTATATGAGCAAATGGCTGAGCCTCGATGGGTAATTGCTGTTGGCGCATGTGCTTCTTCAGGAGGCGTTTTTGATACTTATTCTGTTCTTCAAGGAATTGACAAAGTAATTCCAGTTGATGTTTACGTTCCTGGATGCCCTCCAAGACCAGAACAAATTGTTGATGGAGTAATGAGACTTCAAGATCTGGTAAAAAGCGAGTCTGTAAGAAGAAGAAGCTCTCCAGAATACCAAGAATTATTAGCTTCATATAATATCTCATAA
- a CDS encoding NADH-quinone oxidoreductase subunit A produces the protein MQSDQYSYIPILMQFILAVGFVVGTIIISGKLGPRRISEVKDKNFECGIESVGNARIPFSVKYFLVAILFVLFDVEVIFLYPWAVNFKDLGIEGMLKMIVFMSLLLVGFFYIIKKKALEWE, from the coding sequence ATGCAATCTGATCAATACAGTTACATTCCTATTCTAATGCAGTTTATTCTAGCTGTTGGTTTTGTAGTAGGAACAATCATTATTTCTGGAAAATTAGGACCAAGAAGAATTTCTGAAGTTAAAGATAAAAACTTCGAATGTGGTATCGAATCTGTTGGTAATGCCCGTATTCCATTCTCTGTAAAATATTTCCTAGTTGCCATTTTATTTGTATTGTTTGACGTAGAGGTTATTTTTCTTTATCCTTGGGCAGTAAACTTTAAAGACTTAGGAATTGAGGGAATGTTAAAAATGATTGTTTTCATGTCTTTACTTTTAGTTGGTTTTTTCTACATCATCAAAAAGAAAGCTTTAGAGTGGGAATAA
- a CDS encoding cold-shock protein → MRTGTVKFFNESKGYGFITDEETGKDIFVHASGINAEELREGDRVSYEEEEGRKGKVAAKVAVI, encoded by the coding sequence ATGCGTACAGGTACAGTAAAATTTTTCAATGAATCTAAAGGTTATGGATTCATTACAGACGAAGAAACAGGAAAGGATATCTTCGTTCACGCTTCAGGAATTAACGCGGAAGAATTACGCGAAGGTGACCGTGTAAGCTATGAAGAAGAAGAAGGAAGAAAAGGGAAAGTTGCTGCTAAAGTAGCAGTAATCTAA
- the aspS gene encoding aspartate--tRNA ligase codes for MYRSHNCGELNASNINTEVTLAGWVQKSRDKGFMNWVDLRDRYGITQLIFDESRTDKTVFELAKTLGREFVIQVKGTVIEREAKNKNILTGEIEILVSELTILNTALTPPFTIEDETDGGEDIRMKYRYLDIRRNPVKNSLLFRHKVAMEVRKYLSDLDFCEVETPYLIKSTPEGARDFVVPSRMNEGQFYALPQSPQTFKQLLMVGGMDKYFQIVKCFRDEDLRADRQPEFTQIDCEMAFVEQEDILNVFEGLTRHLLKEIKGIEVEKFPRITYDYAMKTYGNDKPDIRFGMKFGELNEFAQHKEFPVFNAAELVVGIAVPGAGNYTRKEIDGLIDWVKRPQVGASGMVYVKCNEDGTFKSSVDKFYDNDDLAKWAKATEANPGDMIFVLSGPANKTRAQLSALRMELATRLGLRKPEEFAPLWVVDFPLLELDEESGRYHAMHHPFTSPKPEDMALLETEPGKVRANAYDMVLNGNEIGGGSIRIHDKATQQLMFKYLGFTEEEAKAQFGFLMDAFQFGAPPHGGLAFGLDRLVAILGGQETIRDFIAFPKNNSGRDVMIDAPAAIDEAQLKELSIKLDL; via the coding sequence ATGTATAGAAGTCATAATTGCGGCGAATTAAACGCTTCAAATATTAATACCGAAGTTACACTTGCGGGCTGGGTTCAAAAATCACGTGATAAAGGATTTATGAATTGGGTCGATTTACGCGACCGTTATGGAATTACACAACTTATTTTCGACGAAAGTCGTACTGATAAAACTGTTTTTGAATTGGCAAAAACTCTGGGAAGAGAATTTGTAATTCAGGTAAAAGGAACTGTTATTGAGCGTGAAGCTAAAAATAAGAATATTCTAACTGGTGAAATCGAAATTTTAGTTTCTGAATTAACGATTTTAAACACTGCTCTTACTCCTCCATTTACTATTGAAGATGAAACTGACGGAGGTGAAGACATCAGAATGAAATACCGTTATTTGGATATCAGAAGAAATCCAGTAAAAAACAGCTTACTGTTCCGTCATAAAGTGGCAATGGAAGTTCGTAAATATTTATCAGATTTAGATTTCTGTGAAGTTGAAACTCCTTATTTAATCAAATCGACTCCAGAAGGAGCGAGAGATTTCGTTGTTCCAAGCCGAATGAACGAAGGACAATTTTATGCATTACCACAATCTCCACAAACCTTCAAACAATTATTGATGGTGGGCGGAATGGATAAATATTTCCAAATCGTGAAATGTTTCCGTGACGAAGATTTGCGTGCAGACCGTCAGCCTGAGTTTACACAGATTGACTGCGAAATGGCATTTGTCGAGCAAGAAGACATTTTAAATGTTTTTGAAGGTTTGACAAGACATTTATTGAAAGAAATTAAAGGCATTGAAGTAGAGAAATTCCCAAGAATTACCTATGACTATGCTATGAAAACATACGGAAATGACAAACCGGACATTCGTTTCGGAATGAAATTTGGCGAATTAAACGAATTTGCACAGCATAAAGAATTCCCTGTTTTCAATGCGGCAGAATTAGTAGTGGGAATTGCAGTTCCAGGAGCAGGAAATTATACCCGTAAAGAAATTGACGGATTAATTGACTGGGTAAAACGTCCTCAAGTTGGAGCGTCTGGAATGGTATATGTAAAATGCAATGAAGACGGAACATTTAAATCCTCTGTAGATAAATTCTACGATAATGATGATTTAGCAAAATGGGCAAAAGCTACAGAAGCCAATCCTGGAGATATGATTTTTGTACTTTCTGGTCCTGCAAATAAAACAAGAGCACAATTATCTGCTCTACGTATGGAATTGGCAACTCGTTTAGGATTACGTAAACCAGAAGAATTTGCTCCATTATGGGTGGTAGATTTCCCATTATTGGAATTAGATGAAGAAAGTGGTCGCTATCATGCAATGCACCACCCATTTACGTCTCCTAAACCAGAAGATATGGCTTTGTTAGAAACAGAACCAGGAAAAGTTCGCGCAAATGCTTACGACATGGTTTTAAACGGAAACGAAATTGGAGGAGGCTCTATTCGTATTCATGATAAAGCGACGCAACAGTTAATGTTCAAATATTTAGGATTTACTGAAGAAGAAGCAAAAGCACAATTTGGTTTCTTAATGGATGCTTTCCAATTTGGAGCACCGCCTCACGGAGGATTAGCTTTTGGTTTGGATAGATTAGTTGCCATTTTAGGAGGTCAGGAAACCATTAGAGATTTTATTGCTTTCCCTAAAAATAATTCAGGACGTGACGTTATGATTGACGCACCAGCTGCAATTGATGAGGCACAATTGAAAGAGCTTTCAATCAAATTAGATTTATAA
- a CDS encoding TlpA family protein disulfide reductase, giving the protein MKKLFVAGLILFNALNVIGQGKSTVKFTAKIANRNSDTLVIRGKDNFMQIIPIDKKQVFVATFEAPKGFYMFSDGTESSRLYLKPNSEVNLTMNAKEFDETIVYKGKGVNESNFLAQQALRNEKLEEAFSKEPAEFNAILAAKEKADNESLEKGTFDPDFITDMKGNFKNFHEFSLRNYESAYKASKLTGKASPEFDYENFKGGKTKLSDLKGKYVYIDLWATWCAPCRAEIPYLQKIEEKYHGKNIEFVSISIDKLKDNEKWKKFVTDKHLGGVQLFADKDWESEFVVNYGVTGIPRFILIDPQGNIVKSDAPRPSDPELDKQLSALLN; this is encoded by the coding sequence ATGAAAAAACTTTTTGTTGCAGGTTTGATACTTTTTAATGCTTTGAATGTGATTGGACAAGGCAAAAGTACGGTTAAGTTCACAGCTAAAATCGCAAATAGAAACAGTGACACTTTAGTCATTAGAGGAAAGGATAATTTTATGCAAATTATTCCAATAGATAAGAAACAAGTATTTGTGGCAACTTTTGAGGCTCCAAAAGGATTTTATATGTTTTCTGATGGGACAGAATCTTCTAGATTGTATTTGAAACCAAATTCAGAGGTTAATTTGACCATGAATGCAAAAGAATTTGACGAGACTATTGTGTACAAAGGTAAAGGTGTAAATGAAAGTAATTTTTTAGCGCAACAAGCATTAAGAAATGAGAAACTTGAGGAAGCCTTTTCTAAAGAACCAGCCGAATTTAATGCAATATTAGCCGCTAAAGAAAAAGCAGATAACGAAAGCCTGGAGAAAGGAACTTTTGATCCTGATTTCATAACAGATATGAAGGGTAATTTTAAAAACTTTCATGAATTCTCACTTAGAAATTATGAAAGTGCATATAAAGCAAGTAAACTTACTGGAAAAGCTTCGCCTGAATTTGATTATGAAAATTTTAAAGGAGGAAAAACTAAACTTTCTGATTTAAAAGGTAAATATGTTTACATTGATCTTTGGGCAACATGGTGCGCGCCTTGTAGAGCTGAAATTCCATACCTTCAAAAAATTGAAGAAAAATATCACGGCAAGAATATCGAGTTTGTGAGTATTTCTATTGATAAATTAAAGGACAACGAAAAATGGAAAAAATTCGTAACCGATAAACATCTTGGAGGTGTACAGCTTTTTGCTGATAAAGATTGGGAATCTGAGTTTGTCGTAAATTATGGCGTAACTGGAATTCCGAGATTTATTTTAATTGATCCTCAAGGTAATATTGTAAAATCTGATGCACCTAGACCATCTGATCCTGAGCTTGATAAACAACTAAGTGCACTATTGAACTAA
- a CDS encoding toxin-antitoxin system YwqK family antitoxin translates to MKKCVILAAVLFSGILTAQEGKPELETVGNKVKATYYYENGRIQQEGFFKDGKLDGIWVSYDENGNKKTVGEYTDGQKTGNWIYFNENSLKEVAYVDNKVSSVKNLQKNALANRN, encoded by the coding sequence ATGAAAAAGTGTGTGATTTTAGCGGCTGTATTATTCTCTGGAATTCTAACAGCACAAGAAGGTAAACCTGAATTAGAAACTGTTGGAAATAAAGTAAAAGCAACTTACTATTATGAGAACGGTAGAATACAGCAGGAAGGCTTTTTTAAGGATGGAAAATTGGACGGTATCTGGGTATCTTATGATGAAAATGGAAATAAAAAAACCGTTGGAGAATACACAGACGGACAAAAAACTGGAAATTGGATCTACTTTAATGAGAACAGCTTGAAAGAAGTTGCTTATGTAGATAACAAAGTTAGTTCAGTTAAAAACTTACAGAAAAATGCTTTAGCAAACAGAAACTAA
- a CDS encoding PepSY-associated TM helix domain-containing protein — protein MNNRHYNIYFHTHTVSGIVISVALFVIFFAGSFSFFRDEIINWERSESTAITREIQLDYDKALKHLDEKYVLHGRNITISKPSIEERVGIYMEGTKDTLAPAKQKEGQYFYLNPKTFKTFTYEESYSLGELLYRLHFFAQIPYPVGYYLSGFVALFFLFAIITGVLLHWNKIVSNFYIFRPKEKLKTLWTDAHTALGMIGLPFQFVYAVTGAFFMIKLLLVAPAVMALYDNDQSKLYKELEYTDPDYKFENKKLTAPFNIDELVAKTKKNWSDFEIKRVFIQNYGDANMHVLVEGELLSQKKFTGIGKVVYRIADGKEIAKKDPISQTSYLDVVKNVLYRIHFGDYGGYALKIISFILGIITCFVIISGVMIWLVARDKKNMPEKKRRFNNAVVRIYLAICLSMYPITALAFIGSKIFYPLSQANLFRLYFGGWLLLTIFFIIKKNDGFTNKFCLISGSILGFLIPITNGIVSGDWFWTSFMHNKIQIFFIDVFWIFLASTSLYVAYHLKPKKVVS, from the coding sequence ATGAACAACCGTCATTATAATATCTATTTTCATACTCATACTGTCAGCGGTATCGTTATCAGTGTAGCGTTATTTGTAATTTTCTTTGCTGGATCCTTTTCTTTTTTTAGAGATGAAATCATCAATTGGGAAAGAAGTGAATCTACAGCAATCACAAGAGAAATTCAATTAGACTACGATAAAGCGTTAAAACATTTGGATGAAAAATATGTTTTGCATGGAAGAAACATAACGATCTCAAAACCTTCTATAGAAGAAAGAGTAGGTATTTATATGGAAGGAACCAAAGATACTTTGGCTCCAGCCAAGCAAAAAGAAGGACAGTATTTCTATTTAAATCCTAAAACTTTTAAAACTTTTACCTACGAAGAGTCTTATTCTCTTGGAGAACTTTTATATCGTTTGCATTTCTTTGCCCAGATTCCATATCCTGTGGGATATTATCTTTCTGGTTTTGTAGCATTGTTTTTCTTATTTGCAATTATAACTGGTGTATTATTGCATTGGAACAAAATTGTTTCTAACTTTTATATTTTCCGTCCAAAAGAAAAATTAAAAACGCTTTGGACTGATGCCCACACGGCATTAGGAATGATCGGTCTGCCTTTTCAATTTGTTTACGCCGTTACTGGAGCTTTCTTTATGATTAAGCTTCTTCTTGTAGCGCCAGCTGTAATGGCTTTGTACGATAATGACCAGAGTAAGTTATATAAAGAATTAGAATACACCGATCCTGACTATAAATTTGAAAACAAAAAACTAACTGCTCCATTTAATATTGATGAACTCGTTGCCAAAACAAAAAAGAACTGGTCTGATTTCGAAATTAAACGAGTTTTTATTCAAAATTATGGTGATGCCAATATGCATGTTTTAGTTGAAGGAGAACTTTTGAGCCAGAAAAAATTTACTGGAATCGGGAAAGTAGTTTATCGAATTGCTGACGGAAAAGAAATTGCTAAAAAAGATCCTATTTCTCAAACCAGCTATTTAGATGTTGTCAAAAATGTTTTATACCGAATCCATTTTGGCGATTATGGAGGATATGCTTTAAAAATAATAAGCTTTATTTTAGGAATCATAACTTGTTTTGTAATCATTTCCGGTGTTATGATCTGGCTGGTTGCCAGAGACAAAAAGAACATGCCCGAAAAGAAAAGACGTTTCAACAATGCCGTTGTCCGTATTTATTTGGCAATTTGTTTGAGTATGTATCCAATTACTGCTTTAGCTTTTATTGGAAGCAAGATTTTCTATCCTTTAAGCCAGGCAAATCTATTCAGACTTTATTTTGGCGGATGGCTATTGCTAACAATCTTTTTTATCATTAAAAAGAATGATGGCTTTACCAATAAATTCTGCTTGATTTCTGGAAGTATTTTAGGTTTCCTTATTCCAATCACAAACGGAATTGTTTCTGGAGATTGGTTTTGGACATCGTTTATGCACAACAAAATTCAGATTTTCTTTATTGACGTTTTCTGGATTTTCTTGGCTTCCACTTCATTATATGTTGCTTACCATTTAAAACCTAAAAAAGTAGTTTCTTAA